A genomic window from Yarrowia lipolytica chromosome 1D, complete sequence includes:
- a CDS encoding uncharacterized protein (Converted to coding from non-coding YALI0D13002g, similar to uniprot|O88068 Streptomyces coelicolor Putative dehydrogenase frameshift) codes for MVNRLSGKNAIVTGAGGGIGLETSIQFAIEGANVLLSDVNEEALAKALAEVKQRAAQGTKIETLKADVSVETDVKALVDHVEAWGGVDVMFNNAGIMHPADDGILNTDEKIWDLTQNINVKGVMYGCKHAIASILKNKKTKTSIINTGSFVGLMGAATPQIAYTTSKGAVIAMSRELAICYAKQGIRVNSLCPGPLNTPLLQEFLDTEDKKTRRTVHLPSGRFGEAIEQAKAAVFLASDESTYVTAQEFLVDGGLTRSYVTSEGPAAEGPDNVVFGKK; via the coding sequence ATGGTGAACCGACTTTCAGGAAAAAACGCAATTGTGACGGGCGCCGGGGGCGGAATCGGACTGGAAACGTCGATCCAGTTTGCCATTGAGGGCGCCAACGTGCTGCTGTCGGACGTGAACGAAGAGGCGCTGGCCAAGGCGCTGGCGGAGGTGAAGCAGCGGGCGGCCCAGGGCACCAAGATCGAAACGCTTAAGGCAGACGTGTCGGTGGAAACCGACGTCAAGGCGCTCGTGGACCACGTGGAGGCGTGGGGCGGCGTGGACGTCATGTTCAACAACGCCGGCATCATGCACCCCGCCGACGACGGTATTCTCAACACGGACGAGAAGATCTGGGACCTGACGCAGAACATCAACGTCAAGGGCGTCATGTACGGCTGCAAGCACGCCATTGCGTCgattctcaagaacaagaaaacCAAAAcgtccatcatcaacaccgGCTCGTTTGTGGGGCTCATGGGCGCTGCTACCCCCCAGATTGCCTACACTACCTCGAAGGGCGCGGTGATCGCCATGTCGCGAGAGCTGGCCATTTGCTACGCCAAGCAGGGCATTCGGGTCAACTCTCTGTGTCCCGGGCCTCTCAACACCCCTCTGTTGCAGGAGTTTCTGGACAcggaggacaagaagacgcGACGAACAGTCCATCTTCCTTCGGGCCGGTTCGGCGAGGCCATTgagcaggccaaggccgccgTGTTCCTGGCCTCCGACGAGTCCACCTATGTGACTGCCCAGGAGTTTTTGGTCGACGGAGGCCTGACTCGAAGCTACGTGACTTCCGAGGGTCCTGCTGCCGAGGGTCCTGACAATGTCGTTTTCGGCAAGAAATGA
- a CDS encoding uncharacterized protein (Compare to YALI0D12837g, similar to Saccharomyces cerevisiae TRM9 (YML014W); ancestral locus Anc_5.544, similar to uniprot|P49957 Saccharomyces cerevisiae YML014w), whose product MVVESVPSKERFTATRPQDNEQQHVHEVYNQIASHFSNTRYKPWPIVEKFLRDQKDHSVGVDIGCGNGKYMGVNNKVFIVGSDRSDELVKLAHDMDPSREVVVCDAIDNAHPEGRFDFAISIAVIHHFSTPERRREAVRAILNTLRPDGRALIYVWALEQKTSRRGWHEGMDQDVMVPWVKKVDGVEEVRYRYYHLYREGEITSDVEASGGKVLETGYEKDNWWVVAKRGDDWS is encoded by the coding sequence ATGGTGGTCGAATCGGTGCCCAGCAAAGAGCGGTTCACCGCGACCAGGCCGCAGGATaacgagcagcagcacgtGCACGAGGTGTACAACCAGATTGCGTCGCACTTCTCCAACACGCGATACAAGCCGTGGCCCATTGTGGAAAAGTTTCTGCGGGACCAAAAGGACCACTCGGTGGGCGTGGACATTGGCTGTGGCAACGGCAAGTACATGGGCGTCAATAACAAGGTGTTTATTGTGGGCTCCGACCGTTCGGACGAGCTGGTGAAGCTAGCTCATGACATGGACCCCTCTagagaggtggtggtctgCGATGCGATCGACAACGCCCATCCCGAGGGCAGATTTGATTTCGCCATCAGCATTGCCGTGATTCACCACTTTTCGACCCCCGAGCGACGCCGGGAGGCCGTGCGGGCCATCCTGAACACTCTACGGCCCGACGGACGAGCTCTCATCTACGTGTGGGCGCTGGAACAAAAGACCAGTAGACGCGGCTGGCACGAGGGCATGGACCAGGACGTTATGGTGCCGTGGGTCAAGAAGGTAGATGGCGTGGAGGAAGTCAGATACCGCTACTATCATCTTTACCGCGAGGGAGAGATTACTTCGGATGTGGAGGCTTCGGGAGGAAAGGTGTTGGAGACCGGTTATGAGAAGGATAATTGGTGGGTGGTAGCCAAGAGAGGTGACGATTGGAGTTGA
- a CDS encoding uncharacterized protein (Compare to YALI0D12925g, similar to Saccharomyces cerevisiae MNL1 (YHR204W); ancestral locus Anc_4.383, some similarities with uniprot|P38888 Saccharomyces cerevisiae YHR204w HTM1): MKWWLLTPVLAFDFSRGSLHALRNESETLFDHAYNSYMLHGFPHDEVRPIACEGVTRDKDETNLGRNDLMGGWPVTLIDTLDTLAVMGRKAEFEQGVSQVLQHVKNFDYDATVQVFETTIRTLGGLLAAHTYASSPDLGMQIQNYGGELLTLATDLGDRLLLAFEGVDHGIPHPRVNLRRGIRPVGGKYITDACAAGGGSLLLEFGLLSKLTRDPKYIDAAEKSFFAIWELRSDRDLLPMGIDQDTLRITSAMSGVGASADSYYEYALKWYLMSGDERFWEVYSRSRRAIDTWNTHPDTWHHYNVHYVTGEGVAPWIDSLSAFFPTLDVLTGNLKRAIRTHLTHMKLWNTYAGIPERWRFTDAQVDLEWYPLRPELIESTYYLYRATRDVFYLQCGRKIMSDLNLRNKVECGYAGTQNVKTGELADRMESFFMSETAKYLYLLFDTDNGLNNDSRQFIWSTEGHPLYFDDRVLSNSYSEKLPREPSKGLEDVNGTALICPKFNHPTGPFSLIGAWPHMYDLNARYKYEKPWYLRPILNRPWSTLLRKLRNDGTSVVKKGMMADAEMEPGFYERYVAGTRPTCAAILDGDMHDVSFGSDTTSVYPPLYQEPDSKTGYLEFESLDGVKLTLVARDNHFWLLNINGVGCSGANVDWYYNVPNNVININKATGLLNFRGRDVPNIKIGKIIS; encoded by the coding sequence ATGAAATGGTGGCTTCTGACGCCGGTTCTGGCGTTTGATTTCAGCCGTGGGTCGCTCCATGCGCTGCGCAACGAGAGCGAGACGCTCTTCGACCACGCCTACAATTCCTACATGCTCCATGGGTTCCCGCATGACGAGGTTCGACCAATTGCATGCGAGGGGGTCACGCgagacaaggacgagacGAATCTGGGTCGCAACGATCTTATGGGCGGGTGGCCGGTGACTCTTATCGACACGCTGGACACGCTGGCGGTGATGGGCCGCAAAGCCGAGTTCGAACAGGGCGTTTCGCAGGTTCTGCAACACGTCAAGAACTTTGACTACGACGCCACGGTGCAGGTGTTTGAAACGACCATCAGAACATTGGGAGGTCTTCTGGCGGCTCATACGTACGCCTCATCACCGGACCTGGGCATGCAGATACAAAACTACGGCGGAGAACTGCTAACTCTGGCGACAGATCTGGGAGATCGACTGCTGTTGGCGTTCGAAGGGGTCGATCATGGAATCCCGCACCCTCGAGTCAACTTGCGACGAGGTATCAGACCGGTGGGAGGCAAGTACATCACCGACGCCTGTGCAGCCGGAGGAGGGTCTTTGCTGCTCGAGTTTGGACTACTGTCAAAGCTGACTCGAGACCCAAAATACATTGATGCGGCGGAGAAATCCTTCTTCGCCATCTGGGAACTGCGATCGGACAGAGACCTGCTTCCTATGGGCATAGACCAGGACACACTGCGCATTACCTCGGCCATGAGCGGGGTCGGCGCCTCGGCAGACTCCTACTACGAGTATGCCCTCAAGTGGTACCTCATGTCTGGAGACGAGCGGTTCTGGGAGGTGTACTCGCGATCAAGACGGGCCATCGATACCTGGAACACCCATCCGGACACATGGCATCATTACAATGTGCACTATGTGACTGGCGAAGGCGTGGCGCCCTGGATCGATTCTCTCAGTGCCTTCTTCCCTACTCTGGACGTGCTTACCGGCAATCTCAAGCGGGCCATCAGGACCCATCTCACCCATATGAAGCTGTGGAACACTTATGCCGGCATTCCTGAACGCTGGCGGTTCACAGACGCCCAGGTCGATCTGGAGTGGTACCCTCTACGGCCCGAGCTCATAGAGTCGACTTACTACCTCTACCGAGCTACCCGAGACGTCTTCTATCTGCAATGTGGACGTAAGATCATGTCCGATCTCAATCTGCGTAACAAGGTGGAATGTGGGTATGCAGGCACCCAGAACGTCAAGACCGGCGAACTGGCGGACCGGATGGAGTCGTTTTTCATGTCTGAAACTGCAAAGTATCTCTACCTGCTGTTTGACACCGACAACGGCCTCAACAACGACTCGCGACAGTTCATCTGGAGCACCGAGGGCCATCCTCTTTACTTTGACGATAGGGTGCTTTCCAATTCGTACTCTGAGAAGCTCCCTCGTGAGCCCTCCAAGGGTCTGGAAGACGTGAATGGTACGGCTCTCATCTGTCCCAAATTCAACCATCCCACAGGCCCCTTTTCTCTCATAGGCGCATGGCCACACATGTACGATCTCAATGCTCGGTATAAGTACGAGAAGCCCTGGTATCTGCGTCCCATTCTAAACCGGCCGTGGTCGACTCTGCTGCGAAAGCTCCGAAACGACGGCACGTCAGTCGTCAAAAAGGGCATGATGGCAGATGCTGAAATGGAGCCTGGGTTCTACGAGCGCTATGTGGCTGGCACCAGACCCACATGCGCCGCCATTCTCGACGGAGACATGCATGACGTGTCGTTTGGAAGCGACACCACCAGTGTTTATCCCCCGCTGTACCAGGAGCCCGATTCCAAGACGGGCTATCTGGAGTTTGAGTCTCTGGATGGAGTCAAGTTGACGCTTGTGGCGCGCGACAATCACTTTTGGCTGCTCAACATCAATGGAGTGGGCTGTTCCGGAGCCAACGTGGACTGGTATTACAATGTGCCCAACAACGtgatcaacatcaacaaggctACCGGCCTGTTGAACTTTCGGGGTCGCGATGTGCCCAACATCAAAATCGGCAAGATCATTTCGTGA
- a CDS encoding uncharacterized protein (Compare to YALI0D12881g, similar to uniprot|O94257 Schizosaccharomyces pombe Conserved hypothetical protein, similar to Saccharomyces cerevisiae PPM1 (YDR435C); ancestral locus Anc_5.547) yields the protein MNLRKDKVVQSTDGDALSSKYSAVQKGYLQDEFIDLFVAGSKQAAAQQGPGSARKVVAQFQPKLPLINRGTFVRHHAIDVLVDRFLAAKKPGQRVQIISLGAGSDTRPFSLWSSKPENRDEILYHEIDFAVSVERKRDIIMQDSTLRELVGAQEYDKTTGMHTQRYHLHGIDLRSIGPGFVLPGSDPSLATLIISECCLCYLEPDQAKQVIFWITSEFTNSTIVMYEPLSGQDQFGQVMIENLASRGISIPSMTKFPSLESQIERFKAAGYTEVLATSMDVIHDEWLSPEEQQRIHGLEFLDEREELLLLLKHYCVVWASNLTK from the coding sequence ATGAATCTGCGCAAAGATAAAGTGGTACAGTCTACCGACGGAGACGCGCTGTCGTCCAAGTACTCGGCGGTGCAGAAAGGGTACCTGCAGGACGAGTTCATCGATCTGTTTGTGGCTGGTTCCAAGCAGGCGGCCGCTCAACAAGGCCCCGGGTCTGCTCGCAAGGTGGTGGCTCAATTCCAGCCGAAATTACCGCTCATCAACCGTGGCACCTTTGTGCGACACCACGCGATCGACGTACTGGTCGACCGGTTTCTGGCCGCCAAAAAACCGGGCCAGAGAGTCCAGATCATTTCTCTGGGCGCTGGATCGGACACGAGGCCATTCAGTCTATGGAGCAGCAAGCCCGAAAACAGAGACGAGATTCTGTACCACGAGATTGATTTCGCCGTGTCCGTCGAGCGAAAAAGAGACATTATCATGCAGGATTCGACCTTGAGGGAGTTGGTGGGCGCGCAAGAGTACGACAAGACAACCGGCATGCACACACAAAGATACCACCTGCACGGAATAGATCTCCGTTCAATCGGCCCAGGCTTTGTGTTGCCAGGATCAGACCCCAGTCTTGCGACTCTGATCATCAGTGAATGCTGTCTATGCTACCTCGAGCCGGACCAGGCCAAACAGGTCATTTTCTGGATCACCAGCGAGTTtaccaactccaccatcgTCATGTACGAGCCGCTGTCGGGCCAGGACCAGTTTGGGCAGGTCATGATCGAAAACCTGGCTTCCAGAGGCATTTCTATCCCTAGCATGACCAAGTTCCCGTCTCTGGAGTCTCAGATTGAGCGGTTCAAGGCAGCAGGGTACACCGAGGTGCTGGCCACATCGATGGACGTGATCCACGACGAGTGGCTGAGTcccgaggagcagcagcgcATTCATGGGctcgagtttctggacGAGCGAGAAGAGCTGCTCTTGTTGCTCAAACATTACTGTGTGGTCTGGGCCAGTAATCTGACAAAGTAG
- a CDS encoding uncharacterized protein (Compare to YALI0D12969g, similar to uniprot|P43602 Saccharomyces cerevisiae YFR022w) — translation MAILSRNSTTQLPLFDIRLRTNDRNVVVVKGSPDVAPSVQIAGAIVLATVEPISIKRIQLKLYATLRLDWSENITTPRGPQVRNHKYEKQLYEKTWDDIWAPFQASSNTLRQGNHEVPFDCILPGEIPESIEGLEGGMVVWKLAATIERGRFSNNIAKKQHLRVVRTLGHDNVELTQTMSINNVWPNKVDYEFSLPSKAVAVGSSTPVHLSMTPLLKGLKLGSIKMTLVEISVLTTPFGHNKQVEKVVANKTIEATADGYEGHDLWEVDDFFPIPPSLSKVTQDAEVPNLIKVTHKFKFVVGLKNPGGHTSELRASLPIHIFISPNVAVSSHNPDPETNGGASQTEEDTLFSNTGGSSNNENLLLEDAPPTYSDHIYDRLWSEISISALNTPMASGANTPIVSRRNSLDMDALAPNLAAMSMDNLFHRAHPPVSHNGSSVPSVPGSPSPASGGQDYFSIPHETSVPSTPGVVMRGFDSGSGLPSQHNSTTDLESLSRVPSYGTALKSPARQTIEESPYYPSSDANRGVRQTLSPGAGATASSGSSPRLPSSPSFSGKVTPNGSKNHSRNGSAMQTPFSQSISSFLTRNHSSRSLLEEASKKLKKPA, via the exons ATGGCCATTTTATCGCGGAACAGCACGACCCAGCTGCCGCTGTTTGACATTCG ACTCCGCACAAACGACCGcaatgtcgttgtcgtCAAAGGCTCTCCCGACGTGGCACCGTCGGTCCAAATCGCAGGCGCAATTGTCCTCGCTACCGTGGagcccatctccatcaaACGCATCCAACTTAAGTTATACGCGACCCTGCGTCTCGACTGGTCAGAGAACATCACCACGCCGCGAGGACCCCAGGTCCGCAACcacaagtacgagaagcAGCTCTACGAGAAGACATGGGACGACATCTGGGCGCCGTTCCAAGCATCGTCCAACACCCTGCGTCAGGGCAATCACGAGGTCCCGTTCGACTGTATTCTTCCCGGTGAGATTCCCGAGAGTATCGAGGGTCTGGAAGGAGGAATGGTGGTGTGGAAGCTGGCTGCCACGATTGAGCGTGGCCGGTTCTCCAACAACAttgcaaaaaaacaacatcTACGAGTGGTTCGGACTCTTGGACATGACAATGTTGAGCTGACGCAAACCATGTCCATCAACAACGTGTGGCCCAACAAGGTGGACTACGAGTTTTCGTTGCCGTCAaaggctgtggctgtgggCTCATCGACCCCCGTGCACCTTTCCATGACGCCACTGCTCAAGGGACTGAAGCTGGGGTCCATCAAAATGACGCTGGTGGAGATCTCCGTGCTGACCACCCCGTTTGGCCACAACAAGCAGGTAGAAAAGGTGGTGGCCAACAAGACGATCGAGGCGACAGCCGACGGCTACGAGGGCCACGACTTGTGGGAGGTTGACGACTTTTTCCCTATCCCGCCGTCGCTCTCCAAGGTGACGCAGGACGCCGAGGTGCCCAATCTCATCAAGGTGACGCACAAGTTCAAGTTTGTTGTTGGCCTGAAGAACCCCGGTGGGCACACGTCGGAGCTTCGAGCTTCCCTGCCTATCCACATTTTCATCTCGCCCAACGTTGCTGTTTCATCGCATAATCCCGATCCTGAAACTAACGGAGGCGCTAGCCAAACAGAGGAGGATACGCTGTTTAGCAACACCGGTGGCTCGTCCAACAACGAAAACCTGTTGCTAGAAGACGCGCCACCCACGTACTCGGACCACATTTATGACCGGCTGTGGTCGGAGATTTCCATTTCGGCACTCAACACACCCATGGCTTCGGGCGCCAATACGCCGATCGTGTCGCGGCGCAACTCACTGGACATGGATGCATTGGCGCCCAACCTCGCGGCAATGTCGATGGACAACTTGTTCCACCGCGCGCACCCGCCTGTGTCTCACAATGGCTCGTCTGTGCCGTCCGTGCCCGGTTCGCCCTCCCCTGCATCTGGCGGCCAGGACTACTTTTCTATTCCGCACGAGACGTCTGTGCCATCGACACCCGGAGTGGTGATGCGGGGCTTTGACAGCGGCTCTGGGCTGCCCAGTCAGCATAACAGCACCACGGACCTGGAGTCGTTGTCGCGGGTGCCTTCCTACGGCACTGCTCTCAAGTCTCCGGCTCGTCAGACCATCGAGGAGTCGCCGTACTATCCCTCTAGCGATGCAAATAGAGGGGTGCGGCAAACATTATCccctggtgctggtgctaCGGCTTCGtctggatcttctcctcgactgccgtcttctccttcgtTTTCAGGCAAGGTGACGCCCAACGGGTCTAAGAACCACAGTCGCAACGGGTCGGCCATGCAGACGCCGTTTTCCCAGAGCATTTCAAGTTTCCTCACCAGGAATCATTCGTCCAGGAGTTTGTTAGAAGAGGCAAGCAAGAAGCTAAAGAAGCCAGCTTAG
- a CDS encoding 40S ribosomal protein eS4 (Compare to YALI0D12903g, similar to Saccharomyces cerevisiae RPS4B (YHR203C) and RPS4A (YJR145C); ancestral locus Anc_4.382, uniprot|O59950 Yarrowia lipolytica 40S ribosomal protein S4 (S7)), whose protein sequence is MARGPKKHLKRLAAPSHWMLDKLSGTYAPRSSAGPHKLRESLPLVIFLRNRLKYALNGREVNAILMQRLVKVDGKVRTDSTFPAGFMDVIQLEKTGENFRLVYDVKGRFAVHRITDEEAAYKLGKVKRVQVGKKGIPYLVTHDGRTIRYPDPLIKVNDTVKIDLATGKITSFVKFENGNIVMTTGGRNMGRVGTITHRERHEGGFDIVHIKDALDNQFVTRLTNVFVIGEGNKSLISLPKGKGIKLSIAEERDARRAKQE, encoded by the exons atggCCCGAGGACC CAAGAAGCATCTCAAGCGACTCGCAGCTCCCTCCCACTGGATGCTGGACAAGCTGTCCGGCACCTACGCTCCCCGATCGTCTGCCGGTCCCCACAAGCTGCGAGAGTCTCTGCCTCTCGTCATCTTCCTGCGAAACCGTCTCAAGTACGCCCTGAACGGCCGAGAGGTTAACGCCATTCTCATGCAGCGACTGGTCAAGGTCGACGGCAAGGTCCGAACCGACTCCACTTTCCCCGCTGGCTTCATGGATGTCATCCAGCTCGAGAAGACCGGCGAGAACTTCCGACTTGTCTACGACGTCAAGGGCCGATTTGCCGTCCACCGAATCACcgatgaggaggctgctTACAAGCTCGGCAAGGTCAAGCGAGTCCAGGTTGGCAAGAAGGGTATCCCCTACCTCGTCACCCACGACGGCCGAACCATCCGGTACCCCGACCCTCTCATCAAGGTCAACGACACCGTCAAGATCGACCTGGCCACCGGCAAGATCACCTCTTTCGTCAAGTTTGAGAACGGTAACATTGTCATGACCACCGGAGGTCGAAACATGGGCCGAGTCGGCACCATCACCCACCGAGAGCGACATGAGGGTGGCTTCGATATCGTCCACATCAAGGACGCTCTTGACAACCAGTTTGTTACCCGACTCACTAACGTTTTCGTTATCGGTGAGGGCAACAAGTCTCTCATCTCTCTGCCCAAGGGCAAGGGTATCAAGCTCTCCATTGCTGAGGAGCGAGATGCCCGACGAGCCAAGCAGGAGTAA
- a CDS encoding uncharacterized protein (Compare to YALI0D12947g, similar to Saccharomyces cerevisiae KAR5 (YMR065W); ancestral locus Anc_2.632, weakly similar to uniprot|Q04746 Saccharomyces cerevisiae YMR065w KAR5 nuclear fusion protein): MSLSYSFNTTIFTENRDLVAALQPQTNCARTALTLIVSDCGKLSSFNEDQQLRVSLAVGLAVCEFKAAQVTYPDACNNIEDWMSTSACTQQLVSSPQWWTTYHGCYNSVKQICHMHEASRECDRALKTHSQIVDMQEKLHTKMDQYWELVETMSDHRDAVLDYWNDTFDFMSETLAHMKETSVSLNAVYRDNFAQAQEHFQMLSENLQEARVQMENLGWAAQDAVVSLSKSTLAEQSLVSERLKNDASSLHKLLVLAHQDTTESFETQLQQSLTILVESSDNVLLNHVQQVSSRLSALMSDLEESQKKNMDMQHQLQQKVRTINDDIEGFTDTVKQGLEASHSLLNLVKSKIQLVNGVVSIFSRPVRSAFQLASFIIMIRAAFIGGIYTSIGLVMGSMLGVLVMQQV, from the coding sequence ATGTCCCTATCGTACTCgttcaacaccaccatcttcACTGAGAATCGCGACCTGGTCGCAGCCCTCCAACCTCAAACCAACTGCGCTCGAACCGCTCTGACTCTCATCGTGTCGGATTGTGGCAAATTATCCTCTTTCAACGAAGACCAGCAATTGCGAGTGTCGCTGGCGGTGGGCCTGGCGGTTTGCGAATTCAAGGCGGCCCAGGTGACATACCCAGACGCATGTAACAACATTGAAGACTGGATGTCGACATCGGCCTGCACACAACAACTCGTGTCGTCGCCTCAGTGGTGGACCACCTACCACGGATGCTACAACTCCGTCAAACAGATCTGCCACATGCACGAGGCCAGCCGAGAATGCGACCGCGCGCTAAAAACCCACAGCCAGATTGTCGACATGCAAGAAAAATTGCACACCAAGATGGACCAGTACTGGGAACTGGTAGAAACCATGTCGGATCACAGAGACGCGGTGCTGGATTACTGGAACGACACGTTTGACTTTATGAGCGAGACTCTCGCCCACATGAAGGAAACCTCGGTGTCCCTGAATGCCGTCTACAGAGATAACTTTGCTCAGGCACAGGAGCACTTCCAGATGCTGTCAGAAAATCTACAGGAGGCAAGGGTACAAATGGAAAACCTCGGGTGGGCCGCCCAGGATGCAGTCGTCTCGTTGTCCAAGTCTACACTCGCAGAACAATCTCTGGTGTCGGAAAGACTCAAGAATGACGCCTCCAGCTTACACAAACTGTTGGTACTGGCACACCAAGACACCACAGAGAGCTTTGAGACCCAGCTGCAACAGTCACTCACAATACTAGTTGAGTCTAGCGACAATGTGCTTCTCAACCATGTGCAGCAAGTAAGTTCACGACTGTCTGCTCTCATGTCCGACCTCGAAgagagccagaagaagaacatgGATATGCAACATCAGCTGCAGCAAAAGGTGAGAACGATCAACGATGACATCGAGGGATTCACAGACACGGTTAAGCAGGGGCTGGAGGCTAGCCACTCGCTTCTGAACCTGGTCAAGTCGAAAATCCAACTCGTCAACGGCGTCGTGAGCATTTTCAGTCGACCTGTCAGGAGTGCATTCCAACTGGCCAGCTTCATCATCATGATCAGAGCGGCATTCATCGGAGGAATCTATACCAGTATCGGGTTGGTGATGGGGAGTATGCTTGGTGTTCTTGTTATGCAGCAGGTGTAG
- a CDS encoding uncharacterized protein (Compare to YALI0D12859g, weakly similar to uniprot|Q8C1X3 Mus musculus Hypothetical S-adenosyl-L-methionine-dependent methyltransferases structure containing protein), with protein sequence MLRTIRPARTTLVRAVRPVRPVSGRVGRLGRHVTTGTTSSTTSASSPDLSTTLAMAIEQQGPMSVATFMKHCLTNPSGGYYIDKDPLGAKGDFTTSPEISQMFGELVGLWLAAQWLYYGQKQPFRVIEYGPGRGTLMDDSLRALVSAKSTGAKEALKEVLLVEASPVLRDAQRKKLCGAESQFKTEEDGSITCVTKYGVPIRWYEDSKMLDKLASSNDPLHNYIVAHEFFDALPIYQFEKTDKGWRELMVNYGVENKTKESSILLPGQTHIKSSDLDKDKKKTFHLVTAPTWTVASKVIPQSHKRYRDLPEWSKIEVCPDAWDVANQMGRLVAKGGAAFIVDYAVKPGVPVNTLRGIRDHKICSPFEEPGKVDLSADVDFTAIGIASRSKNKENVSAFGPINQATWLKNMGIEMRTEKLMEGKEEYIKKRIESQYKRLVDIGINGMGKIYKAFFLTHSSHGYPVGFPIPEPKDLKEPHQKPEKDPKDTEPKVVEV encoded by the coding sequence ATGCTCAGAACAATCAGACCCGCCAGAACAACACTCGTGAGGGCGGTGAGACCGGTGAGACCGGTGAGCGGCCGCGTCGGCAGATTGggtcgtcacgtgaccacaggcaccacctcttccacaaCCTCCGCTTCGTCGCCGGATCTTTCCACAACGCTGGCCATGGCGATTGAGCAACAGGGCCCAATGTCGGTGGCCACCTTCATGAAGCACTGTCTGACGAACCCCTCGGGCGGCTATTACATTGACAAGGACCCGCTAGGAGCCAAGGGTGACTTCACCACGTCGCCCGAGATTTCTCAAATGTTTGGCGAGCTCGTGGGCCTGTGGTTGGCTGCCCAGTGGCTGTACTACGGCCAGAAACAGCCCTTCCGAGTGATTGAGTACGGTCCCGGCCGAGGAACGCTCATGGACGACAGCCTACGGGCCCTGGTGTCTGCCAAAAGCACTGGAGCCAAGGAGGcgctcaaggaggtgctgctggtggaggCGTCTCCGGTGCTGAGAGACGCGCAGAGAAAGAAGCTGTGTGGAGCCGAGTCGCAGTTCAAgaccgaagaagacggcTCCATCACGTGTGTGACCAAGTACGGCGTGCCGATCCGGTGGTACGAGGACTCCAAGATGCTGGACAAGCTGGCGTCTTCAAACGACCCGCTGCACAATTACATTGTGGCCCACGAGTTCTTCGACGCCCTGCCCATCTACCAGTTTGAAAAGACAGACAAGGGATGGCGCGAGCTCATGGTCAACTACGGCGTGGAAAACAAAACCAAGGAGTCGTCGATTCTGCTGCCCGGACAGACCCACATCAAGTCGTCTGATCTGGATAaggacaaaaagaaaacgTTCCATCTGGTGACCGCGCCCACTTGGACAGTGGCCTCCAAGGTCATTCCCCAGAGCCACAAGCGGTACCGGGATCTGCCCGAGTGGTCCAAGATCGAGGTGTGTCCCGATGCCTGGGATGTGGCCAACCAAATGGGCCGACTGGTGGCCAAGGGAGGAGCTGCCTTCATTGTCGACTACGCAGTCAAGCCCGGAGTGCCCGTAAACACTCTGCGAGGAATCAGAGACCACAAGATCTGCTCGCCGTTCGAGGAGCCGGGTAAGGTGGATCTTTCTGCCGACGTGGACTTCACCGCCATCGGAATTGCATCCCGatccaagaacaaggagaatGTGTCTGCCTTTGGACCCATCAACCAGGCCACCTGGCTCAAGAACATGGGCATCGAAATGCGGACCGAGAAGCTCATGGAGggcaaggaggagtacatCAAGAAGCGGATCGAGTCGCAATACAAGCGGCTGGTGGACATTGGAATCAACGGTATGGGCAAGATTTACAAGGCCTTCTTTTTGACCCATTCCAGCCACGGATATCCCGTGGGATTCCCTATTCCCGAGCCCAAAGATCTCAAGGAGCCCCATCAGAAACCCGAaaaggaccccaaggacACTGAGCCCAAGGTTGTTGAGGTCTAG